A portion of the Bacteroidales bacterium genome contains these proteins:
- a CDS encoding DUF4249 family protein encodes MRKLFFAGLFIISLITWTCSEVYDPEDIDTSEPILVVQGMVQYGEFPQVTLTWARNYGQQTPDYVSGATITIEDDFGRSTIFEEISAGQYTAYGIVGDIGQSYRLIVRLADSSLFQSNWQRIERIPQIDRIYAEPGEYKILYYNSSGEPMVQNQVGLQVKCDLSDYSQSTVYYRFNTRMVKLMVKTEDIGSPASHGVYMWETHSMDNTYTVDYTTLSNNRQLLLQHNIGFLRYFYDATLETETSTAPFTEGWILTCDIYSISKDVYSYYNSINKQLNPDNQIFAPATSQVKSNMSYVAGSVTRVAGVFEACAKLRIYKGFAWKSKTEYRTKDLYYFPEVGSGSQERLPPDFWIYF; translated from the coding sequence ATGAGAAAGCTGTTTTTTGCAGGATTATTTATAATATCTCTTATAACCTGGACTTGTAGTGAGGTATATGATCCGGAAGATATTGACACTTCTGAACCGATATTAGTTGTTCAGGGCATGGTTCAGTATGGCGAATTCCCGCAGGTTACTCTTACATGGGCGAGGAATTATGGGCAGCAGACTCCGGATTATGTTAGTGGTGCTACTATTACCATTGAAGATGATTTTGGACGAAGCACCATATTTGAGGAGATTTCAGCCGGGCAATACACTGCTTATGGTATTGTCGGTGACATTGGACAATCCTACCGGTTGATAGTGAGATTAGCCGATAGCAGCCTGTTTCAATCCAACTGGCAACGAATTGAAAGAATCCCTCAAATAGATAGGATTTACGCAGAACCGGGAGAATATAAAATACTTTATTATAATTCTTCCGGCGAACCCATGGTTCAAAACCAGGTCGGATTGCAGGTGAAATGCGATTTAAGTGATTATAGTCAATCAACTGTGTATTACCGGTTCAATACCAGGATGGTTAAACTCATGGTGAAAACAGAAGATATTGGCAGCCCTGCATCTCACGGCGTGTATATGTGGGAGACGCATTCGATGGACAACACGTACACCGTTGATTATACCACTTTAAGCAATAACCGCCAGTTATTGTTACAGCACAATATAGGTTTTCTCCGTTATTTTTATGATGCCACATTAGAGACTGAAACAAGCACAGCCCCGTTTACCGAGGGTTGGATTCTTACATGTGACATATATTCCATTTCAAAGGATGTATATTCTTATTATAACTCGATTAACAAACAGCTGAATCCGGATAATCAGATTTTTGCACCGGCAACGTCTCAGGTTAAAAGTAATATGTCGTATGTCGCCGGTTCTGTGACAAGAGTCGCAGGTGTTTTCGAGGCATGTGCAAAACTAAGGATTTACAAGGGTTTTGCATGGAAATCAAAAACCGAATACAGAACTAAAGATCTGTACTATTTTCCTGAGGTGGGTTCCGGATCACAGGAGCGCTTGCCCCCGGATTTCTGGATTTATTTTTAG
- a CDS encoding sugar phosphate isomerase/epimerase, with translation MKNNTSRREFLRMSATGMLGAWVLAQNASALDFKSVDPKTFGLALQLYTIRDAMKADVPGSLKKVSDIGFKYLELAGYSDRKFYGMEPDAFKKLVNDLGMEILSSHTQVEAQGITLDNAKYMAEDHAKLGVKYCIQPWVVAEARTVDSYKKMVQDWNQVGKIMKENGIQFGYHNHNFEFANLNGVVPYFDIIMPGLDKDLVTMELDLFWVNKAGQDPVDLFKKYPGRFQLWHMKDMFTKEAPKFTTDGETDFAPVGAGVIDFKRILAAKDTAGMKYMIVEQDSTKDGKPFDAIKTSITNLTTKILV, from the coding sequence ATGAAAAACAATACATCCAGAAGGGAATTTCTGAGAATGTCGGCCACAGGAATGTTGGGTGCCTGGGTGCTCGCACAAAATGCATCAGCATTGGACTTTAAATCAGTTGACCCTAAAACTTTCGGTCTTGCTTTGCAGTTGTATACCATCCGCGATGCCATGAAGGCTGATGTTCCCGGTTCTCTGAAAAAAGTTTCCGACATCGGTTTTAAATACCTTGAACTGGCAGGTTATTCCGACAGGAAATTCTATGGCATGGAACCCGATGCTTTTAAAAAGCTTGTAAATGATCTTGGAATGGAAATACTCAGCAGCCACACACAGGTGGAAGCACAGGGTATTACCCTTGACAATGCCAAATATATGGCTGAAGATCATGCCAAACTGGGTGTAAAATATTGCATACAGCCATGGGTGGTTGCCGAAGCACGCACAGTGGACAGCTATAAGAAAATGGTTCAGGACTGGAACCAGGTCGGAAAAATCATGAAAGAAAACGGCATCCAGTTCGGCTATCATAACCATAACTTTGAATTTGCCAACCTCAACGGTGTGGTGCCCTATTTCGACATCATCATGCCGGGACTCGATAAAGATCTTGTAACTATGGAACTCGACTTATTCTGGGTGAACAAGGCAGGACAGGATCCGGTTGACCTCTTTAAGAAATACCCGGGCCGCTTCCAGCTTTGGCATATGAAGGATATGTTCACCAAGGAAGCTCCGAAATTCACAACCGACGGTGAAACCGATTTTGCACCTGTCGGCGCCGGCGTGATCGACTTTAAGCGTATCCTTGCAGCCAAAGACACTGCAGGAATGAAATATATGATCGTGGAACAGGATTCAACAAAAGACGGCAAACCGTTCGATGCCATCAAAACCAGTATAACAAACCTTACCACTAAAATATTGGTGTAA
- a CDS encoding cytochrome c — MRRIFILAVLIVPLSLAFGCKGTTGEKEVANKQDSSVMEQGTIATGQNEYVKYCLTCHQPDGNGVRSQFPPLAGNVLVTGPADTLIRIVLSGLEGPITVMGQQYGTQIMPAQNYLTDQQIADVLSYIRNTWGNKADAVNAEEVKKIRGER, encoded by the coding sequence ATGAGAAGGATTTTCATATTGGCTGTCTTAATTGTACCTCTTAGCCTGGCATTCGGTTGCAAAGGCACAACCGGTGAAAAAGAGGTTGCAAATAAACAGGATTCTTCGGTTATGGAACAGGGAACCATTGCCACAGGCCAGAATGAATATGTAAAATACTGCCTTACCTGTCATCAGCCCGATGGCAACGGGGTAAGAAGCCAGTTCCCTCCCCTCGCCGGCAACGTACTGGTCACCGGCCCGGCAGATACACTGATTCGCATTGTGCTTTCGGGACTGGAAGGGCCAATTACTGTGATGGGTCAACAATACGGAACACAAATTATGCCGGCACAGAATTACCTTACGGATCAGCAAATAGCGGATGTATTATCGTATATACGGAATACGTGGGGAAATAAGGCAGATGCGGTTAACGCTGAAGAGGTAAAGAAGATCAGAGGTGAGAGATAG
- a CDS encoding PQQ-dependent sugar dehydrogenase, producing the protein MKMTYFITASLALVSLFSCNHNQAANDENANTKDTTAASQAGITLPAGFSATIFADNAGPGRHITVGENGNVYMALSQLTNNGGIAALKDNNGDGKADVTQYFGKETSTGIELKNGYLYFSNSMQVSRVAVTGDELVPTAAPEVIATGFLKQNQHQDKTFALDNNGNLYVNVGAPSNACQFKDRTPGSKGQDPCPQLDRHAGIWKFKADKPNQDQVKDGHRYATGIRNSVAITWSPVNNKLYVVQHGRDQLYQFYPELFTEQQGAELPAEEFLLVEDGDNFGWPYCYYDQFQKIKLLAPEYGGDTKKKGRCEDAKDPIMAFPGHLAPNDILFYTGTMFPEKYRNGAFIAFHGSWNRAPLEQKGYLVAFVPFKNGLPSGEWETFADGFAGIKPIQNMNDIKYRPTGLAQGPDGSIYVSDSEKGRIWKITYTIK; encoded by the coding sequence ATGAAAATGACTTACTTCATTACAGCTTCACTGGCCCTGGTAAGCTTATTCTCCTGTAACCATAACCAGGCAGCCAATGATGAAAATGCAAACACAAAAGATACAACGGCTGCCTCTCAGGCTGGAATAACTCTTCCGGCAGGATTCAGCGCCACTATTTTCGCCGATAATGCCGGCCCGGGCAGACACATTACTGTCGGGGAAAACGGCAATGTTTACATGGCCCTCAGCCAGCTTACAAATAATGGCGGTATTGCTGCACTGAAAGATAACAATGGTGATGGAAAAGCCGATGTAACACAGTATTTCGGGAAAGAAACTTCAACAGGTATTGAATTAAAAAACGGATACTTATATTTCAGCAATTCAATGCAGGTTTCAAGAGTTGCGGTCACTGGTGATGAACTTGTGCCAACTGCTGCTCCGGAGGTGATTGCAACAGGCTTCCTCAAGCAAAACCAGCACCAGGATAAAACCTTTGCACTCGATAACAACGGGAATCTTTATGTAAACGTAGGAGCCCCGTCTAATGCCTGCCAATTCAAGGACAGGACGCCCGGTTCAAAAGGTCAGGATCCCTGTCCCCAACTTGACCGGCATGCCGGTATATGGAAGTTCAAAGCCGACAAACCCAACCAGGACCAGGTAAAAGACGGGCACCGTTATGCGACAGGCATACGAAATTCGGTTGCCATTACGTGGAGCCCCGTAAACAATAAGCTTTATGTGGTTCAGCACGGAAGAGATCAGCTTTACCAGTTCTATCCCGAATTATTCACCGAACAACAGGGCGCTGAATTGCCTGCTGAAGAATTTCTTCTTGTTGAAGACGGCGATAACTTCGGTTGGCCATATTGTTACTATGACCAGTTTCAGAAAATAAAGCTCCTTGCTCCTGAATACGGCGGAGACACGAAGAAAAAAGGACGCTGTGAAGATGCGAAAGACCCCATAATGGCCTTCCCCGGCCACCTTGCACCCAATGATATATTGTTTTATACAGGCACCATGTTCCCCGAAAAATACAGGAACGGTGCTTTTATTGCATTCCATGGATCATGGAACCGTGCCCCTCTCGAACAAAAGGGATACCTCGTTGCCTTTGTGCCTTTTAAAAACGGCCTGCCTTCGGGCGAATGGGAAACCTTTGCTGACGGATTCGCCGGGATCAAACCGATCCAGAATATGAATGATATCAAATACAGGCCTACGGGACTGGCACAGGGACCTGACGGATCAATTTATGTATCTGACTCGGAAAAGGGAAGAATTTGGAAAATCACGTACACTATAAAATGA
- a CDS encoding T9SS type A sorting domain-containing protein, giving the protein MKKPIQKIFIAVSLGWLLLLLIPFSGLSQEFRRIDQKNVTGVIPAGDTLLNMLDFKARNKPHTMNGSGFLMDSTFKYCYFSTLDSIAEFKIYYTYDDRNNLITDHTFFWRDNQWNPTYYTDYEYDARDNQIGKESHWWEDTLNSWIPTSAKETSFNDNNKVIQEIYYTRDNNTNQLIPQFKIDLTVDDSGEVSAIISTIWDTEKSEWINSYKSESYIDTVNHKKGSVAYTWNTTNNAWVEQGKAESIFDVSGNRISSVSFTWNANDTDWVNVNRELYFYDIHGNDSVSEGSIWNNESDDWIPDYKYVVGYDLNGNKISRMSYRWDNALSQWLTKFKTEYDYDSNHNQIKETGFSWDNSGSQWIEEQSWENVYDVNNNRTLAVWNNTNGEPGSFIMNKDFYYYSLHSVVNSSTGGHFSKPSVFPNPAKDFITIYLDENETATAKIFNLNGKLIKVAQISQLNNRIPVDDFQTGVFVIQIITKNQTVVQKVIIN; this is encoded by the coding sequence ATGAAAAAACCAATTCAAAAAATTTTCATTGCTGTCAGTTTAGGATGGCTATTGTTGCTTTTAATACCTTTCTCCGGATTGTCACAGGAATTCAGGAGAATCGATCAAAAGAATGTCACTGGAGTTATCCCGGCAGGTGATACACTTTTAAACATGCTTGATTTTAAAGCACGGAACAAACCTCATACGATGAATGGTTCCGGTTTTCTTATGGATTCAACATTTAAGTATTGTTATTTTTCAACCCTGGATTCAATTGCAGAATTCAAGATCTATTATACCTATGATGACAGGAATAATCTGATCACTGATCATACTTTTTTCTGGCGTGATAACCAATGGAATCCAACTTATTATACCGATTACGAATATGATGCCAGGGACAATCAGATTGGTAAAGAAAGTCATTGGTGGGAAGATACATTGAACAGTTGGATACCTACGTCAGCAAAAGAAACTTCGTTTAATGATAATAATAAAGTAATTCAGGAAATTTATTACACCCGCGATAATAACACTAACCAATTGATTCCTCAGTTCAAGATTGATCTGACGGTTGATGATTCAGGGGAAGTCAGCGCAATTATATCCACCATATGGGATACGGAGAAAAGTGAATGGATTAATAGTTACAAAAGCGAATCTTACATTGATACTGTTAATCATAAAAAAGGCTCTGTGGCCTATACCTGGAACACAACGAACAATGCCTGGGTTGAACAGGGCAAAGCGGAAAGTATTTTTGATGTATCGGGTAATCGCATTTCATCAGTTAGTTTTACTTGGAATGCCAATGATACTGATTGGGTTAATGTTAACAGGGAACTTTATTTTTATGATATACATGGCAATGACAGTGTTTCTGAAGGTTCCATCTGGAATAATGAGTCAGATGACTGGATACCGGATTACAAATATGTTGTCGGGTATGATTTGAATGGGAATAAAATTTCCAGGATGAGTTATCGCTGGGACAATGCCCTGTCACAATGGCTGACAAAATTCAAAACCGAATATGATTATGATTCAAACCATAATCAGATAAAAGAAACTGGTTTCTCGTGGGATAATTCCGGAAGCCAGTGGATAGAAGAACAGAGCTGGGAAAATGTATATGATGTCAATAATAACCGGACTCTTGCTGTGTGGAATAATACAAATGGAGAGCCAGGATCGTTTATCATGAACAAGGATTTTTATTACTATTCGCTTCATTCAGTGGTTAATTCCTCAACCGGAGGCCATTTTTCAAAGCCTTCAGTTTTTCCGAATCCGGCAAAAGATTTTATCACTATTTACCTGGATGAAAATGAAACGGCAACTGCTAAGATTTTCAATCTGAATGGCAAACTGATCAAAGTCGCACAGATCAGTCAATTGAATAACCGCATACCCGTTGATGATTTTCAAACCGGTGTTTTTGTAATACAAATAATAACCAAAAACCAAACAGTGGTTCAGAAAGTAATCATTAATTAA